In Shewanella sp. VB17, a single genomic region encodes these proteins:
- the rnt gene encoding ribonuclease T → MSDICNANKLSHRFRGYFPVVIDVETAGFNAQTDALLEIAVTMLKMNDEGILSLDKTLHFHIEPFEGANLEPEALAFTGIDPTNPLRGAVSEKDAFLEIFKEVKKAQKAVGCHRTIIVAHNATFDHSFVTKAIERCALKRSPFHPFATFDTAALSGLALGHTVLAKACSIAGIPFDNNEAHSALYDTERTAELFCLIVNRWKTLGGWPLAIDNETIKGDSD, encoded by the coding sequence ATGAGCGACATTTGCAACGCGAATAAATTAAGTCACCGATTTCGAGGCTACTTCCCCGTTGTCATCGATGTTGAAACAGCCGGTTTCAATGCTCAAACCGATGCGTTACTTGAAATCGCCGTCACCATGCTCAAAATGAATGATGAAGGTATACTCAGTTTAGACAAAACTTTGCATTTTCACATCGAACCTTTTGAAGGCGCAAATCTAGAACCTGAAGCCTTGGCGTTTACAGGCATAGATCCTACCAATCCATTGCGGGGCGCAGTCAGTGAAAAAGACGCCTTCTTGGAGATTTTTAAAGAAGTCAAAAAAGCCCAAAAAGCTGTGGGCTGCCATCGAACGATTATCGTTGCCCACAATGCGACCTTTGATCATAGCTTTGTGACCAAAGCGATTGAACGCTGTGCGCTTAAACGCAGCCCCTTCCACCCTTTTGCAACCTTCGATACTGCAGCATTGTCAGGTCTGGCGTTAGGCCATACAGTACTCGCAAAAGCGTGCTCTATTGCTGGGATCCCATTTGATAATAATGAAGCTCACTCAGCCCTTTACGACACAGAGCGGACAGCAGAATTATTTTGTTTAATTGTCAACCGCTGGAAAACATTAGGTGGGTGGCCTTTAGCGATAGATAATGAAACGATAAAAGGCGATAGCGACTAA
- a CDS encoding peroxiredoxin C, giving the protein MSVLVGRPAPDFTAAAVLGNGEIVDSFNLVEATKGKPTVVFFYPLDFTFVCPSELIAFDHRIEEFKQRGVEVIGVSIDSQFTHNAWRNTPVAQGGIGPVQYTLVADVKHEICKAYDVEHPEAGVAFRGSFLIDKEGQVRHQVVNDLPLGRNVDEMLRMIDALQFHEEHGDVCPAGWEKGDKGMDASPEGVASYLNDNADAL; this is encoded by the coding sequence ATGAGCGTATTAGTAGGCCGTCCAGCCCCTGATTTCACCGCGGCTGCAGTTCTGGGTAATGGCGAAATCGTTGATAGCTTTAACCTCGTTGAGGCAACGAAAGGCAAGCCAACAGTCGTATTTTTCTACCCACTTGATTTTACTTTTGTCTGCCCATCTGAGCTGATTGCCTTTGATCATCGTATTGAAGAGTTTAAGCAACGTGGTGTTGAAGTGATTGGTGTTTCTATTGATTCACAGTTCACTCACAATGCATGGCGTAATACTCCAGTAGCTCAAGGCGGGATTGGTCCTGTTCAGTACACGCTAGTGGCTGACGTTAAGCATGAGATTTGCAAAGCGTATGATGTTGAGCATCCAGAAGCGGGTGTCGCTTTCCGTGGTTCTTTTTTAATTGATAAAGAAGGCCAAGTGCGTCATCAAGTGGTTAATGATCTTCCACTAGGCCGCAATGTCGATGAAATGCTGCGTATGATTGATGCACTTCAATTCCATGAAGAGCACGGTGATGTGTGTCCTGCTGGTTGGGAAAAAGGCGATAAAGGTATGGATGCAAGCCCAGAAGGTGTTGCTTCTTACTTAAATGATAATGCAGATGCACTATAA
- a CDS encoding alpha/beta hydrolase, producing MTKLNQQNNPLFTSKINYPISFDGCVKSNLPYSTDPLLVMDIYYPGKRSTPAPVVILVIGYPDQGFEQMTGLKIKEVQQYISWAQLFAVSGTTAITYSNIEPEKDIFTLLQHLKGNAVDLGIDSENISLWSCSGNVPNALSVLASDSSIKCAALLYGFMIDLNCSQVVADASEVFKFVHPLKGVNSLPEFPPILVVRAGQDEMQGLNSSIDTFIDRGLKNNMPVTLINLPEAHHSFDLFDESKRIKTTIRNILEFINNHLTR from the coding sequence ATGACTAAATTAAATCAACAGAATAACCCACTATTTACTTCAAAAATAAATTACCCGATAAGTTTTGATGGATGCGTCAAATCGAATTTACCTTATAGTACTGATCCTTTACTGGTTATGGATATCTATTACCCTGGGAAAAGGAGTACTCCTGCTCCGGTTGTTATCTTAGTTATAGGATATCCTGACCAGGGCTTCGAGCAAATGACAGGACTAAAAATAAAAGAAGTTCAACAATATATATCTTGGGCGCAACTTTTCGCGGTTTCAGGAACTACAGCGATTACTTACTCAAACATTGAGCCCGAAAAAGATATTTTCACTCTACTTCAACATCTGAAAGGTAATGCAGTTGATCTTGGTATTGATAGTGAAAATATTTCTCTTTGGTCTTGCTCTGGAAACGTGCCCAATGCACTTTCAGTATTAGCATCAGATTCATCAATCAAATGTGCAGCTCTTCTATATGGCTTCATGATTGATCTGAACTGTTCACAGGTGGTTGCTGACGCATCAGAAGTTTTCAAATTTGTACATCCGCTAAAGGGCGTTAATTCGTTACCTGAGTTTCCGCCTATATTGGTTGTGCGGGCTGGCCAAGATGAAATGCAGGGATTAAATAGTTCGATCGATACGTTTATTGATCGGGGGTTAAAGAATAATATGCCAGTGACTTTAATCAATCTTCCTGAAGCCCATCATTCATTTGATTTATTTGATGAGTCAAAGAGAATAAAGACAACGATAAGGAATATTTTGGAGTTTATTAACAACCATCTTACTCGTTAG
- the purM gene encoding phosphoribosylformylglycinamidine cyclo-ligase: MSIPTQLSYKDAGVDIDAGNALVDNIKTAVKRTHRPEVMGNLGGFGALCELPTKYKHPVLVSGTDGVGTKLRLAIDHKKHDTVGIDLVAMCSNDLIVSGAEPLFFLDYYATGKLDVDAATAVVKGIAEGCVQSGCALIGGETAEMPGMYEGDDYDLAGFCVGVVEKADIIDGTKVTAGDSLIALASSGPHSNGFSLIRKVLEVSQANPQDDLEGKPLIDHLLKPTKIYVKSLLKLLEQTDVHAMAHITGGGFWENIPRVLPADCKAVVKGDSWQWPSIFNWLMKNGNIAEFEMYRTFNCGVGMVVALPSDKVEAALTLLNAEGEKAWLIGHIAKRNDDEEQVEIL, encoded by the coding sequence GTGAGCATTCCTACCCAGCTGAGCTATAAAGATGCAGGTGTTGATATCGACGCCGGAAATGCACTTGTTGATAATATTAAGACTGCAGTGAAACGTACCCACCGCCCAGAAGTCATGGGCAACTTAGGTGGATTTGGTGCTCTGTGTGAGCTGCCAACTAAGTACAAGCACCCAGTTCTGGTGTCTGGCACCGACGGTGTTGGTACTAAATTAAGATTAGCCATTGATCATAAAAAGCACGATACCGTCGGTATTGATCTAGTTGCCATGTGCTCTAACGATTTAATCGTCTCTGGTGCTGAGCCACTTTTCTTTCTCGACTATTACGCCACAGGGAAATTAGACGTTGATGCTGCCACCGCAGTCGTTAAAGGCATTGCCGAAGGTTGTGTACAATCTGGCTGTGCGTTAATCGGTGGGGAAACCGCTGAAATGCCCGGTATGTATGAAGGTGATGATTATGACCTTGCAGGTTTCTGCGTCGGCGTAGTTGAAAAAGCCGACATCATCGATGGCACTAAAGTCACGGCAGGTGACTCACTTATCGCACTAGCATCAAGTGGCCCGCACTCAAATGGATTTTCTTTGATCCGTAAGGTCCTTGAAGTCAGCCAAGCTAACCCACAAGATGATCTTGAAGGTAAGCCACTTATCGACCATTTGCTTAAGCCAACCAAAATTTACGTTAAATCACTGCTTAAGCTGCTTGAACAAACTGACGTTCACGCAATGGCACACATCACAGGTGGTGGGTTCTGGGAAAATATCCCTCGCGTACTGCCGGCTGACTGTAAAGCTGTCGTTAAAGGCGACTCATGGCAGTGGCCATCAATCTTTAACTGGTTGATGAAAAATGGTAATATCGCAGAATTTGAAATGTATCGCACATTTAACTGTGGCGTTGGCATGGTTGTCGCCCTGCCAAGCGACAAAGTTGAAGCAGCCCTTACCCTACTTAATGCTGAAGGCGAAAAAGCCTGGTTAATTGGTCACATTGCCAAACGCAATGATGATGAAGAGCAAGTGGAGATCCTGTAA
- the upp gene encoding uracil phosphoribosyltransferase: MKVVEVKHPLVRHKIGLMREGNISTKRFRELAAEVGSLLTYEATADFETETVVIEGWNGPVEVEQIKGKKVTVVPILRAGLGMMDGVLEHIPSARISVVGIYRDEETLAPVSYFEKLASDMPSRIALVVDPMLATGGSMIASIDLLKERGCTAIKALVLVAAPEGVAALEKAHPDIELYTASIDDCLNEQGYILPGLGDAGDKIFGTK, from the coding sequence ATGAAAGTGGTTGAGGTTAAACATCCTTTAGTACGTCATAAAATCGGATTAATGCGTGAAGGTAATATTAGCACTAAGCGTTTTCGTGAATTAGCTGCTGAGGTAGGCAGTTTATTAACCTATGAAGCAACGGCGGATTTTGAAACTGAGACCGTGGTGATCGAAGGATGGAATGGCCCTGTTGAGGTTGAGCAGATTAAAGGTAAGAAAGTCACCGTGGTGCCTATTTTGCGTGCTGGTCTGGGTATGATGGATGGCGTATTGGAACATATTCCAAGTGCGCGAATTTCAGTGGTGGGGATTTACCGTGACGAGGAGACCTTAGCACCGGTTTCTTATTTTGAAAAATTAGCCAGCGATATGCCTTCGCGTATCGCGTTGGTCGTTGATCCTATGCTGGCGACGGGAGGGTCAATGATTGCAAGCATTGATTTGCTAAAAGAGCGTGGTTGCACTGCGATCAAAGCCTTAGTGTTAGTGGCCGCACCAGAAGGTGTTGCTGCGCTAGAAAAAGCCCATCCAGATATTGAGCTTTATACTGCTTCGATTGATGATTGTTTGAATGAACAAGGCTATATTCTTCCCGGTCTGGGCGATGCGGGTGATAAGATTTTCGGTACGAAATAA
- a CDS encoding Na+/H+ antiporter family protein, giving the protein MNAVVIAVCLMLALSFARVNVVIALTISALVAGLVGGMDVQQTIDAFNTGLGGGAQIALSYALLGAFAVALSHSGLTTLISRKVIASLGREQNKNNMNRVRWTLLIMILLMSVSSQNLLPIHIAFIPILIPPLLHVMSKLRLDRRLVACVLTFGLVTTYMILPIGFGGIFLNDILLANLNSNDLHAVREQIPTAMMIPAFGMVTGLLFAIFVSYRKPREYEEKAILAAEPEETLNRKNIIIAVIAIISTLSVQLQTDSMIFGALVGFVIFSFSGALKHVADQDIFNQGVRMMANIGFIMISAAGFAAVVKATGDVGSLVASLSDIIGDNKALAAFLMLIVGLLITMGIGSSFSTIPIIAAIYVPLAISFGFSVPATIALVGTAAALGDAGSPASDSTLGPTAGLNADGQHDHIKDSVIPTFIHYNIPLLVFGWIAAMVL; this is encoded by the coding sequence ATGAACGCTGTTGTTATCGCAGTATGCCTGATGCTGGCCCTCAGTTTCGCTAGGGTTAATGTCGTCATCGCACTGACCATTTCTGCATTAGTCGCCGGTCTTGTTGGAGGCATGGATGTTCAACAAACAATCGACGCTTTTAATACAGGCCTCGGCGGCGGTGCCCAAATCGCATTGAGTTATGCCCTGCTTGGTGCTTTTGCTGTTGCTCTATCACATTCAGGCCTAACCACGCTCATTTCACGTAAAGTGATCGCCTCTTTAGGGCGTGAGCAAAATAAAAACAATATGAACCGCGTAAGATGGACACTGCTCATCATGATCCTATTGATGTCGGTCTCATCGCAAAACCTATTACCTATTCACATTGCTTTTATCCCCATTTTGATCCCACCACTGCTTCATGTAATGTCTAAATTAAGATTAGATCGACGATTAGTTGCTTGTGTCCTTACCTTTGGTTTAGTCACAACCTACATGATTTTACCTATAGGCTTTGGCGGCATTTTTCTAAACGATATTCTGCTTGCTAATTTAAACAGTAATGATCTGCACGCTGTTCGTGAACAAATCCCTACCGCCATGATGATCCCCGCCTTTGGTATGGTAACCGGGTTATTATTTGCCATATTTGTCAGTTATCGTAAGCCTAGAGAATACGAAGAAAAAGCGATACTTGCTGCAGAGCCAGAAGAAACACTCAACCGTAAAAATATCATTATTGCCGTTATTGCTATTATCTCGACACTTTCAGTTCAATTACAAACTGACTCGATGATTTTTGGTGCGTTGGTTGGCTTTGTTATTTTCAGCTTCTCAGGTGCACTTAAGCACGTTGCTGATCAAGATATCTTTAACCAAGGTGTGCGCATGATGGCTAACATAGGTTTCATCATGATCTCAGCTGCAGGTTTTGCTGCCGTCGTAAAAGCGACCGGTGATGTGGGTAGTTTAGTCGCATCACTAAGTGATATCATTGGTGATAACAAAGCATTAGCCGCTTTTTTAATGTTAATCGTGGGGTTACTTATCACCATGGGGATCGGTTCATCTTTTTCAACTATCCCGATCATTGCCGCTATCTATGTCCCGCTAGCCATCAGCTTTGGTTTCTCTGTTCCTGCCACCATCGCCCTTGTCGGCACAGCTGCTGCATTAGGCGATGCCGGCTCACCGGCATCAGATTCGACCTTAGGTCCCACAGCCGGTCTTAACGCTGATGGACAACACGACCATATTAAAGACAGTGTGATCCCAACCTTTATTCACTACAACATACCTTTATTAGTGTTTGGTTGGATTGCCGCCATGGTGCTTTAA
- the purN gene encoding phosphoribosylglycinamide formyltransferase, which translates to MSVCSRVLVLISGNGSNLQAIIDGCDDNFQAEVVGVISNKPTAYGLIRAHQSEIDTSCVIAHKDETRVEYDARLKLAIDKYQPDLIVLAGFMRILSDELVQGFEGKMINIHPSLLPKYTGLHTHQRAIDANDTVHGVSVHFVTPELDSGPVILQAKVPVYEDDTSETLALRVHEQEHAIYPMVVKWFSQGRLAMTEGKAVLDGVVLNSAGYAVD; encoded by the coding sequence ATGTCAGTCTGCAGTCGCGTATTAGTATTGATCTCAGGTAATGGCAGTAATTTACAGGCCATTATCGACGGATGTGATGACAATTTTCAGGCCGAAGTGGTCGGTGTGATCAGTAATAAACCCACTGCTTATGGCCTTATCCGTGCTCACCAAAGTGAGATAGATACCAGCTGTGTGATTGCACATAAAGATGAAACTCGCGTTGAGTATGACGCTAGACTAAAACTCGCTATCGATAAGTATCAGCCTGATCTTATTGTACTAGCAGGTTTTATGCGCATATTAAGCGACGAGTTAGTGCAAGGCTTTGAAGGAAAGATGATCAATATTCATCCCTCGTTATTGCCTAAATACACCGGACTGCATACCCATCAACGCGCGATTGACGCCAACGATACAGTACACGGCGTCAGCGTCCATTTTGTCACACCAGAGCTAGATTCAGGCCCGGTCATTTTGCAAGCGAAAGTGCCCGTCTATGAAGATGACACATCAGAGACACTGGCACTGCGCGTACACGAGCAAGAACACGCCATCTACCCAATGGTCGTTAAATGGTTCAGTCAAGGCAGACTGGCTATGACAGAGGGTAAAGCCGTTCTCGATGGTGTCGTACTCAACAGCGCCGGTTACGCCGTAGACTAA